A segment of the Bacillus pseudomycoides genome:
CAAAATTTCCATGAATAAAACAAAAAAGAACTCGCTTGACGAAATTACAGCAAAAAGATATAATAGCGTTTGTGTAAAATAAAAAGGCAGCCTTGTAATGTGAGTTTATCGTTTGTATTTTGTTCCTCACGTTTGAGGTGTATCTCGTAACTCCCTGCTGCTGGAGCGAAGGTACATGAAAACAAAATGCGCATAAATGTCGATTACGTCTGTTTTTATTTTACGAAAATAAAAACACTTAAAGGAGGAGTCAACTATGGCTCGTTATACAGGTCCAGCTTGGAAACTGTCTCGTCGTCTTGGAATCTCTCTAAGCGGCACAGGTAAAGAATTAGAAAAACGCCCTTACGCACCAGGTCCTCACGGTCCGAACCAACGTAAGAAACTTTCAGAATACGGTTTACAATTACAAGAGAAACAAAAACTTCGTCACATGTACGGCATGACTGAGCGTCAATTCCGTCGCACATTTGACCAAGCAGGTAAAATGCCAGGTAAACACGGCGAAAACTTCATGATCCTTCTTGAAGCTCGTCTTGACAACCTAGTTTACCGCATGGGCTTAGCTCGCACTCGTCGTGCAGCTCGCCAATTAGTAAACCACGGCCACATCATGGTAGATGGGGCTCGCGTAGACATCCCATCTTACCGCGTAAAACCTGGTCAAACTATCAGCGTTCGCGAAAAATCTAACAACCTTGTTGTTGTTAAAGAAGCGATCGAAGTTAACAACTTCGTACCAGAATACTTAACTTTCGATGCTGACAAATTAGAAGCTACTTTCACTCGCTTACCAGAGCGCGCTGAGTTAGCTGCTGAAATCAACGAAGCATTAATCGTAGAGTTCTACTCTCGTTAATGACGAAAAGCCAATCCTTTTGGATTGGCTTTTTTCGTTCTTGTACATTTAAAAAGAAGGATTAAGAAAGCGAGCAGCTATCTTTATCCTTCTTTTTTGAATTCACTCTTATATATAAATAAACTTATTTGTTTTCTTCTTGTTTCTCCACATACACATAGGCATCCTTTGGACTTGTATGTATATCACCTTTTGTATTCTCCGCCAGCTGACCAGCATTTAGCAAAGAAAAGATGATGAGCGCTTCTAGTGACATTTTGTTTTACCACTCCTTTCGTTTTCACCTGATACATATATCATACTCCTCACTTGTGACTTTCGTATGAACATAAAAAGAAGATTAAAACAAAAAAGCTTTGAGGAATCTATCTCCTCAAAGCCTTTTAATAATTCCCTATTGATTAGTAACGAATTAAGAAATATTTCTTCTTACCACGGCGGATAATTGTAAATTTACCTTCAATGCGATCCTTTTCCGTTACAACATAATCTAATGCTTGTGTACGCTCACCGTTTACATAAATTGCACCATTTGTTACATCTTCACGAGCTTGACGTTTTGATGGTGAAATTTTGCTTTCTACAAGTAAGTCGATTAATCCTGCATCTTCTGCACTGCGTTCTACAGATGGTACATCTTTGAAGCCTTGCTCGATTTCACTTGCAGTTAACTCAACTACAGAACCACTAAATAATGCTGCAGAAATTTTAATTGCTTGCTCTAATGCTTCTGCACCGTGAACAAGTTTTGTCATTTCAGAAGCTAATGCTTTTTGCGCTGCACGTTTTTCTGGCGCTTCAGCTACTTGTTTTTCTAACTCAAGAATTTCTTCATGAGATAAGAATGTGAAGTATTTTAAGTATTTTACAACATCGCGGTCATCTGTATTGATCCAGAATTGGTAGAACTCGTAAGGCGTTGTTTTCTCTGGGTCTAACCAAATTGCGCCGCCTTCTGTTTTACCAAACTTCGTACCATCAGATTTTGTAACAAGTGGAATTGTTAAACCGAATGCTTTCGCATCTTCTTCTGATTTACGAATTAACTCAAGACCTGCTGTAATATTACCCCATTGGTCACTACCACCAATTTGCAGGCGGCAACCTTGTTGTTGGTATAGATTTAAGAAGTCGTATGATTGTAAAATCATGTAACTAAATTCAGTAAATGAAATACCAGTCTCTAAACGAGATGCTACTGTATCTTTTGCTAACATGTAGTTTAAACCGAAGTTTTTACCGATGTCACGTAAGAATGTAATCACATCTAAGTTGCCAAGCCAGTCATAGTTATTTGCCATTGTTGCTGGGTTTTCTACATTTTCAAACTCTAAGAAGTTTGAAAGCTGATTTTTAATACTTTCTGTGTAGTAAGCAACTGTATCTTTCGTATTTAATGTACGTTCTGCTTTTTTACCACTTGGGTCTCCAATCATTCCTGTACCGCCACCAACAAGTGCGATTGGTTGATGACCAGCTAATTGGAAACGACGTAACATTAATACTGGTAGCATATGACCGATGTGTAAGCTGTCCGCTGTTGGGTCAAAGCCACAGTATAATTTTACACTTTCTTTTTCTAATAATTGTTGTAAACCTTCAGCATCTGTTTGCTGATTAATTAGTCCGCGAAATTCAAGATCTTGTAAAATACCCATATCCTACATACTCTCCTTTAAATTAATCGAGCGCGAAATTTGAAAACATAAAAAAATCGCCCCTCAAATAAGGGACGATTTTGATTATCGCGTTACCACCCTAGTTGCAGGCAAAAGCCTACCACCTCATTCACATAACGGCTCAGCACCGTCTTTTCCCTTTTGAATACGATTCAATCGAAAAAAGATGCTCTAGGGGCGTAATTCGCGATCATCTATGTGCTGATTTTCACCGACCATCAGCTCTCTAAAACAGGGAAATGATCACTACTTCTCCCTTTCCACGCTCAATTATTTATATACTTTTCTTTATATCATTATTTGTATAGGCGTGTCAAATAGAGGTTGAAGTTTCTTAGTCTTCCATTCCTTTACAAACTCGCGATTAATATCGTAATAAGAGAAAGAATTGGAACACCAGCTAATAGTGAAACATGAAAGACAATCATAAACTTATACAAACAAAGGAGACAACTGGTTCAAAATTTATTTTATTTTTTTAATGATTTTCGCAGGATTCCCACCAACTACAACGTTATCAGGAACATCCTTCGTTACAACTGCACCAGAAGCAATCACCGCATTATCTCCAATTGTTACACCAGGATTAATAAGCGCTCTTCCGCCAATCCATACGTTATTTCCTATTGTAACTGGTTTACCAAATTCAGCACCGCTTATGCGCTCGATTGGATCAAGCGGATGTGTAGCTGTATAAATATGTACGCCAGGAGCTAACATACAGTTATCACCAATAGTAACTGGACATACATCTAAAATGACACAATCAAAGTTCGCGTAAAAATTTTCTCCAACATGAATGTTATAGCCGTAATCACATTTAAAAGCAGATTCAATATGAATATTATCTCCTGTCGTTCCAAATAGCTCTTTCACAATTGAACTGCGCTCTTCATATTTTGTTTCCGGTGTTTCATTTAACTTTCTCGTTAATACACGAGCCATCTCTCTTTCTTGGACTAAAACAGGATCGGCCGGTATGTACATTTCCCCTTGGATCATCTTTTCTTTTTCTGTTTTCATAATATCCTTCCTCAACACGTATATATAAGTTGTCCGCTATTATTGTCCCATTAAAAGATGTTTTAGGCTAGAGGGAACAGTATGAAATTACTAAAAAGTAGCTTTAAAATATATTCCGTTAGCAAAATTTATTTTTTCTCAACCAATCTTCTTTATAAAGGACATAGTGATTTTCTATAAACATATCGTTGTACTTCGTAAATAAACGTTTTATTTGTTTCTCTAATCGAAACCCCATTTTTTCCATAGAGCGACAAGAATTAATATTATTCTCCCAAGCTTGCGCATGGACCT
Coding sequences within it:
- the rpsD gene encoding 30S ribosomal protein S4; this translates as MARYTGPAWKLSRRLGISLSGTGKELEKRPYAPGPHGPNQRKKLSEYGLQLQEKQKLRHMYGMTERQFRRTFDQAGKMPGKHGENFMILLEARLDNLVYRMGLARTRRAARQLVNHGHIMVDGARVDIPSYRVKPGQTISVREKSNNLVVVKEAIEVNNFVPEYLTFDADKLEATFTRLPERAELAAEINEALIVEFYSR
- the tyrS gene encoding tyrosine--tRNA ligase, with the translated sequence MGILQDLEFRGLINQQTDAEGLQQLLEKESVKLYCGFDPTADSLHIGHMLPVLMLRRFQLAGHQPIALVGGGTGMIGDPSGKKAERTLNTKDTVAYYTESIKNQLSNFLEFENVENPATMANNYDWLGNLDVITFLRDIGKNFGLNYMLAKDTVASRLETGISFTEFSYMILQSYDFLNLYQQQGCRLQIGGSDQWGNITAGLELIRKSEEDAKAFGLTIPLVTKSDGTKFGKTEGGAIWLDPEKTTPYEFYQFWINTDDRDVVKYLKYFTFLSHEEILELEKQVAEAPEKRAAQKALASEMTKLVHGAEALEQAIKISAALFSGSVVELTASEIEQGFKDVPSVERSAEDAGLIDLLVESKISPSKRQAREDVTNGAIYVNGERTQALDYVVTEKDRIEGKFTIIRRGKKKYFLIRY
- a CDS encoding maltose acetyltransferase domain-containing protein; translation: MKTEKEKMIQGEMYIPADPVLVQEREMARVLTRKLNETPETKYEERSSIVKELFGTTGDNIHIESAFKCDYGYNIHVGENFYANFDCVILDVCPVTIGDNCMLAPGVHIYTATHPLDPIERISGAEFGKPVTIGNNVWIGGRALINPGVTIGDNAVIASGAVVTKDVPDNVVVGGNPAKIIKKIK
- a CDS encoding GNAT family N-acetyltransferase; the encoded protein is MVGIYWIAVPTRNENNGLVVTSEAQRIAREFWRRGISREARTLIYNYVFSKVDEVHAQAWENNINSCRSMEKMGFRLEKQIKRLFTKYNDMFIENHYVLYKEDWLRKNKFC